Proteins found in one Asterias rubens chromosome 12, eAstRub1.3, whole genome shotgun sequence genomic segment:
- the LOC117297761 gene encoding tyrosine-protein kinase receptor Tie-1-like codes for TLIDSEEEVLNEDTTSGKGIEFTGLVPFTSYTLSVSADNQFGSGPNASITAQTEEGIPLPPSQVAFPVTRSDWINVVWNAPSPPHGIIISYEIRYWKTWSGNQTSTVKITKQLGSQGQTKKISNLEGSHKYSVQVRAETSVGHGPWSDIATVTTDPGVDAVTQIPPITRQSSLLIIVICVVIAAAVVVVGVICYTRRRRKRRRRNTLQHPVVNAGQELVLYENTLPREEKPSALSQRHVSLVQESVYEPVGPGSSVRRDTRPAPPPEPQPTYEDVGLPIWANPWSVLWDDLMVGNKVLGKGHFGEVGDGVVRVKGDLCRAAIKKLKENATSADRQHFLEELKTMTLHGSHPNLFKILGACQHEGILYVAMEYLSNGDLRCYLRKARSMEDDGQASLSPQKLLQFALDVAKGMQHLAAHGVIHRDLAARNILLDDNLVAKVSDFGLSRGEDVYVQTSKTRVPTRWLSLESLTHQTYTSMSDVWSFGILLWEIATLGGTPYPGIKTQFLTYRLQNGYRMPKPGNSDAKIYNLMLKCWQDNPNDRPSFKKLVSVLKKMADSNADQIYIRLLPSSNKYLYENIHPEFDDN; via the exons ACACTCATTGACAGTGAAGAGGAAGTACTCAATGAAGATACAACCTCTGGGAAAGGAATAGAGTTCACTGGCCTCGTTCCCTTTACGTCATACACACTGTCAGTATCTGCCGATAATCAGTTTGGTTCAGGACCCAATGCCTCGATTACAGCTCAAACAGAAGAAGGAA TTCCTCTGCCCCCAAGCCAAGTCGCTTTTCCAGTTACGAGAAGCGACTGGATCAACGTAGTGTGGAACGCTCCTAGTCCTCCTCATGGCATTATCATCAGCTACGAGATCCGCTATTGGAAGACATGGTCAGGGAACCAAACATCGACAGTGAAAATCACTAAGCAGCTTGGTAGTCAAGGCCAGACGAAGAAGATCTCGAATTTGGAAGGGAGTCATAAATACTCAGTACAG GTCCGAGCTGAGACAAGTGTTGGACATGGTCCATGGAGTGACATTGCAACAGTTACAACCGACCCCGGAg TGGACGCAGTAACTCAGATACCGCCCATCACCAGACAGAGCAGTCTTCTGATTATCGTTATCTGTGTGGTCATTGCTGCTGCTGTGGTCGTAGTTGGTGTAATATGTTACACCCGAAGACGTCGTAAACGAAGAAGACGGAATACTCTGCAGCATCCAGTAGTTAATGCTGGCCAGGAACTC GTTCTTTATGAGAATACCTTACCACGCGAGGAGAAACCCAGTGCATTATCCCAAAGGCATGTCTCTCTTGTGCAGGAGTCAGTTTATGAACCCGTGGGCCCCGGTTCATCTGTACGTAGAGATACACGACCAGCACCACCACCAGAACCACAACCCACATACGAAGATGTTGGTTTGCCCATATGGGCTAATCCATGGAGCGTCTTGTGGGATGATTTGATGGTAGGAAATAAAGTACTTGGGAAAGGTCACTTTGGTGAAGTAGGTGATGGTGTTGTAAGAGTAAAAGGAGATCTATGCAGGGCTGCGATCAAAAAGCTCAAAG AAAATGCAACTTCAGCTGACAGACAACATTTCTTAGAAGAACTGAAAACTATGACTCTTCACGGAAGTCATCCTAATCTCTTCAAGATTCTAGGCGCTTGTCAACATGAAG GTATATTATACGTAGCTATGGAGTACTTATCCAACGGTGACCTCCGTTGCTACCTGAGGAAGGCTCGATCCATGGAGGATGATGGTCAAGCATCGCTCTCTCCTCAGAAGCTGCTCCAGTTTGCTCTGGATGTGGCTAAAGGAATGCAACACTTGGCTGCACATGGG GTGATACATCGTGATTTGGCTGCAAGGAACATTCTCCTCGATGATAATCTGGTTGCCAAGGTTTCTGACTTCGGTTTGTCACGTGGAGAAGACGTTTACGTACAGACTTCCAAG acTCGTGTCCCTACTCGCTGGTTGTCCCTGGAATCACTGACCCACCAGACGTACACCTCGATGAGCGATGT GTGGTCCTTTGGAATCCTGCTGTGGGAGATAGCCACACTCG GTGGGACACCGTACCCTGGTATCAAGACTCAGTTCCTGACATATAGATTGCAAAATGGATACCGTATGCCTAAACCGGGCAACTCTGATGCCAAAAT TTACAATTTGATGTTGAAGTGCTGGCAGGATAATCCAAATGATCGACCATCCTTCAAGAAACTTGTTTCTGTCCTTAAAAAAATGGCAGACAGCAACGCGGATCAG atcTACATCCGTCTATTACCGAGTTCGAACAAGTATTTGTACGAGAATATACACCCGGAGTTCGACGACAACTAA